In Pelosinus sp. UFO1, one genomic interval encodes:
- a CDS encoding MarR family winged helix-turn-helix transcriptional regulator has translation MMNKYLAISKISKIRNEVIDYIECELRKRGIEGLVVSHGNILDILYENHRKLTMKEISEGIGRSKSTVTQLVDRLLKAGYVTKESNLEDKRYSYIVLTEKGLSIKTDFKEISQNVMKEFFKDFNEEEIEILLSLLDRVIYNFTR, from the coding sequence ATGATGAATAAATATTTAGCTATATCTAAAATCTCAAAAATTAGAAATGAAGTTATCGACTACATTGAGTGTGAACTAAGAAAGCGTGGTATTGAGGGACTTGTAGTATCCCATGGCAATATATTAGATATACTCTATGAGAATCATAGAAAATTAACTATGAAAGAAATAAGTGAAGGAATTGGCCGTTCAAAGTCTACAGTTACTCAGTTAGTTGATAGATTGTTGAAAGCTGGATATGTTACGAAAGAATCAAACTTAGAAGACAAAAGATACTCATATATAGTATTAACTGAAAAGGGGTTAAGCATAAAAACAGACTTCAAAGAGATTTCACAAAATGTAATGAAAGAGTTCTTTAAAGATTTTAATGAAGAGGAAATTGAAATATTACTTTCATTATTAGATCGGGTAATATATAATTTTACCCGTTAA
- a CDS encoding thioredoxin domain-containing protein, which produces MQHAYNPVDWYPWAIKLSKRLKQEISLSSYLLGIADFFYKIIELN; this is translated from the coding sequence CTGCAACACGCTTACAATCCTGTAGATTGGTATCCTTGGGCGATAAAGCTTTCCAAAAGGCTAAAACAGGAGATAAGCCTGTCTTCTTATCTATTGGGTATAGCTGATTTCTTTTACAAAATTATAGAATTAAATTGA
- a CDS encoding VOC family protein → MDNEINPVIWFEIPVVDMGRGKAFYEAVFDRKLTVIDMGPRQMAMFPMEMGVPGIGGALVKEEHFVPSYAGTMVYFSVADIAGTLNKVVANKGKELIPKTSIGEYGFCAYFEDSEGNRIGLHTM, encoded by the coding sequence ATGGATAACGAAATTAATCCGGTCATTTGGTTCGAGATTCCTGTAGTAGACATGGGAAGAGGTAAGGCATTCTATGAAGCGGTGTTTGATCGAAAATTAACTGTTATTGACATGGGGCCGAGACAAATGGCTATGTTTCCGATGGAAATGGGGGTTCCGGGAATTGGCGGGGCACTGGTCAAAGAGGAACACTTTGTGCCATCCTACGCTGGTACGATGGTATACTTTTCTGTGGCTGACATTGCCGGTACTCTGAACAAGGTAGTTGCGAATAAAGGTAAAGAACTGATCCCTAAGACGAGTATTGGAGAATATGGTTTCTGCGCTTATTTCGAAGACAGTGAAGGCAACCGGATTGGATTACATACAATGTGA
- a CDS encoding nitroreductase family protein has product MNETIRIIENLKTVRNFSDRNIPKEHLSVILKSCVNAATASARQTYSIIVVDDKEVMKEIGYVGSIMLVFCVDYNRVIDAAEYLGFQYKQGIPIVDFITGSTDTILAAQTAAIVGKSLGIDSFFSNCVHRGNIDRMYKLLNLPEKYCFPLITLLLGYSDEKKSKLTKKGRLSGPGIIHFHKYQRLNNQGLENIVLEYDSKEKHFLSLIDDWREKGYNHYLEYFYEKWCGCLRQDEKNEYQIKANNSYNQVEEMLIKTGFLSDDIHRKTPAK; this is encoded by the coding sequence ATGAATGAGACTATAAGAATAATAGAAAATCTTAAAACCGTTAGAAATTTTTCTGATAGAAATATACCAAAGGAACATTTGTCAGTTATATTAAAATCATGCGTAAATGCAGCTACAGCATCAGCCAGACAGACCTATTCAATTATAGTTGTAGATGATAAAGAAGTCATGAAGGAAATCGGATATGTTGGCAGCATAATGCTTGTATTCTGTGTTGATTATAATAGAGTAATCGATGCTGCTGAATATTTGGGATTTCAATATAAACAGGGAATACCTATTGTAGATTTTATAACTGGTAGTACGGATACAATTCTTGCTGCACAAACGGCTGCTATTGTTGGAAAATCCCTTGGAATTGATTCTTTTTTCAGTAATTGCGTACACAGAGGAAATATTGATAGAATGTACAAGTTGCTAAATCTTCCTGAGAAATATTGTTTTCCTCTAATTACATTACTACTTGGTTATTCAGATGAGAAAAAGTCAAAATTAACAAAGAAAGGACGATTAAGTGGACCAGGTATAATACACTTTCATAAATACCAGAGATTAAATAATCAAGGATTGGAAAATATAGTTTTAGAATATGATAGTAAAGAGAAACACTTTCTATCATTAATTGATGATTGGAGAGAAAAAGGATACAATCATTATCTAGAATATTTTTATGAAAAATGGTGCGGATGCCTCAGGCAAGATGAGAAAAATGAGTATCAGATAAAAGCGAATAATTCATATAATCAAGTAGAAGAAATGCTAATCAAGACGGGATTTTTATCAGATGATATTCATAGAAAAACGCCTGCAAAGTAG
- a CDS encoding MarR family winged helix-turn-helix transcriptional regulator, with the protein MKFKLDDSLGFILNKVNTKLKNELFQRLKENDITPEQWAILNCLWEQEGITPKELADMTFKDKPNTNRILEKLIIKGFIVRNHHPVDKRAFQIFLTDSGWALREQLIPRVMHLLDKATIGLEKHQVSEMKKMLNQIYDNIK; encoded by the coding sequence ATGAAGTTTAAGTTAGATGATTCTTTAGGGTTTATACTAAATAAAGTTAACACAAAACTAAAAAATGAATTGTTTCAACGATTAAAAGAAAATGATATTACTCCAGAGCAATGGGCTATACTTAATTGTTTATGGGAACAAGAAGGCATTACCCCTAAAGAGTTGGCAGATATGACGTTTAAAGATAAACCGAATACGAATCGCATTCTGGAGAAACTAATCATAAAGGGGTTCATTGTTCGAAATCATCATCCAGTGGATAAGAGAGCATTTCAAATATTTTTGACAGACAGTGGGTGGGCATTGCGTGAACAATTAATTCCCAGGGTTATGCACCTATTGGATAAAGCAACAATAGGATTGGAAAAACATCAAGTATCAGAGATGAAAAAAATGTTAAATCAAATATACGATAATATTAAATGA
- a CDS encoding DUF169 domain-containing protein: protein MESCLVEKLNLRYEPVAILLSNEKPEGALQGKEGQWSCTIPLFIAAAKGKISVFERKTTVCNGGKTGLGFGQFPNYPGGIEYFLSVGKSGQFEGEGYKKNPELGTEYVECLPITDIPYQYVVFKPLSQIDTTKEIPELIVFYVNTDQLSSLTVLANYYRPGNENVMIPFSSGCQSIFLIPYAEAQKENPRAVVGLTDITVRPMVEADMLSFSVSYKMFLDMEDSVEGSFLEKHLWHKLVARMGK from the coding sequence ATGGAAAGCTGTTTGGTCGAAAAATTGAACTTGCGTTATGAACCTGTAGCTATTTTACTTAGCAATGAAAAACCAGAAGGGGCACTCCAGGGTAAGGAAGGGCAGTGGAGTTGCACAATTCCGTTATTTATTGCTGCGGCAAAAGGCAAAATATCAGTTTTTGAACGTAAAACGACAGTATGTAATGGCGGTAAAACAGGACTAGGGTTTGGCCAATTTCCCAATTATCCAGGTGGAATTGAATATTTTTTGTCAGTTGGTAAAAGCGGTCAATTTGAAGGGGAAGGATATAAAAAAAATCCAGAACTAGGAACAGAATATGTTGAGTGCTTACCAATAACTGATATTCCCTATCAGTATGTCGTCTTTAAACCTTTATCACAAATTGATACTACGAAGGAAATACCCGAGTTAATTGTGTTTTATGTTAATACTGATCAGTTATCATCACTTACGGTACTTGCAAACTATTATAGACCAGGAAATGAAAATGTTATGATACCTTTTAGCTCAGGGTGTCAGTCTATTTTTCTTATTCCCTACGCTGAAGCACAGAAGGAAAATCCAAGAGCAGTAGTGGGGTTGACTGATATTACAGTGCGCCCCATGGTCGAAGCTGACATGCTGTCATTTTCTGTTTCGTACAAAATGTTTTTGGACATGGAAGACAGTGTAGAGGGAAGTTTCTTGGAAAAGCACTTGTGGCATAAGCTAGTAGCGAGAATGGGAAAATAA